CTCACGAATTTTCTCTCTCTGCGTGAAAAGGAGAAATAATGGGGGTTTTTTTGGGACTAAGAGTGAAGCTTCTCTACATCTCCCATCAGGCCACTACAAACTCCTGAACGTGTGGCTGTGAAAATGAACTGATCGGTCTGCTCAGCCACGCTGAAACCTGTCCGCTACTGTGCAATACCTTGTCGATTTCGGAGAATTCGATACGTTCCTCAAGTGTGCAGCTCCGGCCAATTGGGGAGATGTTCAGCATTCCGTTACGGAATTCAATAAAGGTGCCTCTGAAGGGAACATAAAGTATTGATCTGTAAGAGACTCGAACATGGCTTTGTATGTAACAAACTCATATTCCATTGTGACAATAGCTTTGTTTATCAAACAATGTATTTCAAACCCAACACAGATTACTCAATATACTTgtctgagggctggattcaatcAAACCTACATTGCAGTATTTGGCTCAGTAGCTCTTTTCCCCCCATTTATGCTGATTGCTCTGTAAGCACCAATAGCTTCTATCAGACTGACCCCTCTCACATGTTGTCATTTGCTATCTAGAATTCCAAGTGTCTGGGCATGAGGTGACCATTGTAACTGAAGCCGCTGTGTAAACAGTGGCATCACTTGTTAAACAGCCCTGGTCTCTTTAGCAGGGGCTCGCCTTTTCTTGGGCAGCTTGATCAGCCCCATGTAGCTGAGACAGAAGTTAATTAGGTCCTGCAGCAGTTCTTCTCCTAACTGGTTCTGAATTGCCTGTTGAAGAGAGGATATTCTTCAAATACATGAACTGACATTTCTCATCGACACAGTACAGTTCTCTTCGAGGCGTTTTACATTCTATTCTTTGCGGAGTGCAGTGTgctagttttaaaaaaaataatttctaatttttaCATGAAATCAGTATTAAACAGCTTGTTAGAATCCAGCATAGCTTGGATCTGTTACCTGCTCATCACCTGGAATGCCCCCTCACCACACAAGCCCTCATCTCAGACAAACCCACCTGTTTGGACAGGAGCTTCCCGTCCTTGTACTGCACCGTGCCATTCTCAGCAAACACATAGTCAAACTTCTGTATCACTAAAGGggggaaaggaaggaaaagtgtgtcactggaagaaaaacagagaacacTCATCGTCACCAGACAACACGAGCTGCCCGAACGTAACCTCAGAACACATCTCGCCCGGCTAAAGCGCTGGCTTTTGGGATTTCTGCTCATAGCAGATTAATGAAGCGCAGCAAGTTCAGCCAGGGAACCTGAGTGGGCATTGGCTCAGCGGTGCATCAGCTGGGATCGCTCCAAACACAGTCTCCAGATTTCCTAATCTAATATGGTGTTCTACTTAAGTCGATCAGAGCACTCAGTCAGTCCGCCGCGCAGCTGATCGCCCTAGCGGGCAAGTTGCAAAGCTCACAAACCCCCTCAGCCTCCGTGTGTTTGGTTTGGTTTCCTTCTGCAGCGGGATTGGTTTTAGTAGTACTGCATAGAGGATCATGCGATGACTCTGAGTTACCCCAAAGGGACAGAGTCTAACGCCACGACACTGTATGCATATTTCTGTGTATTGTTCCTCTAATAAATTGTTaaacagggggggggggcgtttcCTCTCTGAAGTGCCTATGTAACATGACTTGGAACAGCTCAGTCTCTGTCCTATCCATGCACTCACCATACGCTAACGATCTGTGCTCTCAGAGTTTTAAGGTACAGAGGATCTCTAGAAAACCTGGGGATGATGAGAAAAAACGGACGACGCAAAGGGACGGTTTACGGAACACAAGCTCAACTAAACCCTCTTATATTTCCTCTCGTAATTGTTTCACATTGTCGCTTTTACATGGTTGCTGCGGTTGAGTGACGTGTCAGTGCATTGGTGGCCTGTTGGGGATGCCGTGTGTGAACTCTGTTGCATTGGTGGCCTGTTTGAGATGCCGTGTGTGAACTCTGTTGCATTGGTGGCCTGTTTGAGATGCCGTGTGTGAACTCTGTTGCATTGGTGGCCTGTTTGAGATGCCGTGTGTGAACTCTATTGCATTGGTGGCCTGTTTGAGATGCCGTGTGTGAACTCTGTTGCATTGGTGGCCTGTTTGAGATGCCGTGTGTGAACTCTGTTGCATTGGTGGCCTGTTTGAGATGCCGTGTGTGAACTCTGTTGCATTGGTGGACTGTTTGAGATGCCGTGTGTGAACTCTGTTGCATTGGTGGCCTGTTTGAGATGCCGTGTGTGAACTCTGTTGCATTGGTGGCCTGTTTGAGATGCCGTGTGTGAACTCTGTTGCATTGGTGGCCTGTTTGAGATGCCGTGTATGAACTCTGTTGGAGGTTTTTCAGAGTCTCTGATCGCTCAAAGGAAAGTAACAAACGAGCAAACACTTCTGGAGTCTGAGTCCGTGTGTGACCAGCAGAGCAGCGTGGGTTTTCACATAGCTGCTTTCCATCTTCAATCCAAATCTGGTATTCATGCCCTAATGTCAAATGTGAGCAACATGGAACCCTCCCAAACTTCCAAATGTCCTTATTTGATGTCCCTAAAATAACTGTATGACGGTGAAAGCAAGATCCTTTTTGGGGTTTATACCAAGCACAGTGAAACAAAAGTGATGATGTACCAGGAATGTACCAGGAATGCACCAGGAATGCTCACCTTCATCCCCCTCCCCCAGCTGCTCTGCGATCTTGGAGTAGTCTGATCCACCCACGATGCCGATCTTCACTTTCCTCCGTAGACACTGAAAGAACGAGTCCAGCTCTGGGTCGATTTTCTTCAGggcggaaacacacacacagccttccaGTCAGTGTTGGTTATCAGGGTTTCCAACACAATGGTTTTCTACCCTGCCCTTTCTTCATCCCAAAATCTACATAACTAATGGGGTTTCACACATACTTGTCAGCTAGCAGCGGAGACAATCCTCAAAATCCAGGTCAGCCAGGTGCTAAATAGGACCTCCTTTGAGACCAACCAGTTATACCACTGTAGTAacctgagggcccctccccagaTGTTTCCCTTTTGTCAAACCCTAAAATGTTACAGGACCGGGGAGATGTTTGGGAAATCTTTTtgaatgtaaattaaaacatttatttagggACATAATGTAAACTGTGACAAGACATGCATTTAAAGTACACCTGAGAACACAGCATGATACCGATTCTTTTGTGAACATTGCCCCTCCCTCCAAGTACTGCAGTATCGAAAGCAAAGCAAAGTAACATGTCAAAGTagcatgtcaaagtaacatgcAAAGTAACATGTCCTACATGGCCTGTGGGCATTATAAATCTAAGAGCTAATAGTTCCAACAGTCAAAACTTGAACCAAACGTGTAGGAGTAAAATAGAAAACTTTCTGCGTGTGCCAACCACTAAATAAATCAGTGTAACCACAGTTCTATGAAACAAGCAACACTGCAATTCATAGAACTTTTACACAAGGGCTATGCTGCATATCTACAGGCATTCTGCCATGGACCTGCACTGGTCCATGAACCTGGGTTTGAGAAAGGCTGATCTAGAGTCTACCTCCTTAACCATCTAAAGAGTCTATTAACCACCTCCTTAACCACCTGAAGTCTATTAACCACCTCCTTATAACCACCTAAAGAGTCTATTAACCACCTCCTTAACCACCTGAAGTCTATTAACCTCCTCCTTATAACCACCTAAAGAGTCTATTAACCACCTCCTTATAACCACCTGAAGAGTCTATGAACCACATCCTTATAACCACCTGAAGAGTCTATGAACCACCTGAAGAGTCTATTAATCTCCTCCTTATAACCACCTGAAGAGTCTATGAACCACCTCCTTATAACCACCTGAAGGATCTATGAACCACCTCCTTATAACCACCCGAAGAGTCTATTAACCACCTCCTTATAACCACCTGAAGAGTATGTTAACCACCTCCTTATAACCACTTGAAGAGTCTATGAACCACCTCCTTATAACCACTTGAAGAGGCTATGAACCACTTCCTTATAACCACCTGAAGAGTCTATGAACCACCTCCTTATAACCACCTGAAGAGTCTATTAACCATCTCCTTATAACCACCTGAAGAGTCTATGAACCACCTCCTTATAATCACCTGAAGAGTCTATTAACCATCTCCTTATAACCACCTGAAGAGTCTATGAACCACCTCCTTATAATCACCTGAATAGTCTATGAACCACCTCCTTATAACCACCTGAAGAGTCTATGAACCACCTCCTTATAACCACCTGAATAGTCTATTAACCACCTCCCTATActcaaaataacaaattaaCCATCCCACACAAGCAGGTTCAAATCCCATTATTTCCTGACAAAAAAGCCATTGACCATAGTATGATTTCCCCTAGAGTCCCATTTTAGAGCGTATTGGGCTGTTACATTTCTGTAATCatctttgttttcaattaattgtTTAATCATTCAAGGGGGCAATCTTGttgctacatacattttgaagcTTTACCTTTATTATATCCATTGATTCGTGAAGAATATAACTTATAAATTAGATTAATTTAACCATAGAAGCAGGCAATTCAAATGAATTGGATATCTTGGACAAGCCTAATCATTGACCCAGAACATGTGCTTTAGAGTTTGACCAACAGCACCATGCTACATTATATTAAACACGTTTCATACAAATAGGTAACAGTATCCTTCGGTCATGACTCGAGTTCTTGGATGAAGGACATGACGGTCCTTCAGTGAAATACAAGCTCCAGGACAAACAAACTTCTCAGTTTATGTCAGAATAGGAGTGAATGGACAGCTGCATTTGAGAAAACTGCAGAAAGGCCACAGCCACTTCCACTCCTTGGACAGGGGTTTGTAAACTTCTTGGTCAcgtcatttgttacattaatattttgatGTTTAAAATGACTTGTGACTCCACcatgtaatataaaaatatgtttataggAGGTGTGGCATCTGAGAGTATGAGATCTGGTAAAACTGATTTTGAATAATATTTCCAACTGAAATAATTATGGTCTGAAAAGCATCAGAATGCATAACAAAGGTTTAAAAAGTTTATGAAAACATCAAGAAAGTTAATCTGGCAATACGTCTGTGTACAAAAGAACATAATCTTTgattatattgtttttgttcttcgCCCCACAATTTGAGTGGATTTATTGCCTGCAAAGGTCAGATGATACTTTAGTGTCCTTCAAACTCTGTTCTAAGTGGATGTGAGAGAAACAGTAGACACATTTGTGTTACTGAGAATCTTATAGAAATGGGAAGATACTATTTAATATCTTCCTTTAGCACATTGCTCTGGTTAATCATGTAACTCTGATTCTACGAAGCATGCATACATTTGTTTCCTCTATAGTTTATTTTGCGACCCCATTTTCAAATCAGAGGACTCTATCTGGGGTTGTGACTTCTGGCTGCTTCAGGACATGGATTGCACAATACTTGAACTCAAACAACTTGCAAGGACAGCCCAATGTGGTGTCAGTAGTAAACCATGAGGAGGTATGCTCTATTGCCGATATGCTTGAGGCTAAGGTTTGTTCTAGAGTACAACAAGGTGCCTGGATACAACCCTTAGCAGTGTTATATTGTGCATATACCACCAACCCATTAAgtgctttattattattatacatttgttataaacagaaaaaacatgtgCTTTTTGTCTGCATTATGTTTTGTCCGCATGCCTGCAGTATACAATCTCATATAATACATCTATCTGCCACCAGCATTTATTCAAGGTTCAAACCACCCTGTTTATAATTGGTGTTAGCCTACATTAGCAGAAGTTATATGGGGCATTTCAGGACAGCAGGCACTAAGTAACACTGGGCACCAAAGTAGCAACTTAACTCAAATTAGAAACCACTTAGAAGGGTTTAAATCAAAGTCCTAATGTTTGATTACTCTATGTACAAGGCTAGGACGTTTTGCTTAAATCATTATATTATTTGATGTTGTATTAACAAATATGTATTGATTACTTACAAGCCTCCGATTTGGAACCTATAGGCTCATTGTACTTCAAAACAAATGACTTGTAAATATTTAACTTCAGACACTATCTGTTAAATAGTAAACAACTGATACATCCCAGAAATGTATAAACATGGTGTAATAGTAGTTGAGAtatgtatgttgtttttatacacaTATTGTGATTCTAACTAAAATAATCATAAATAAGTATAAGCCTGAAAGCGTGGCTTTGCGCCCTGGTCACCATAACATTACCACTGTTACCGCAGATAAGACATAAACATCATGGCAACACATGGCCAATTTTCAATGAGTTGAcaaattgaacacacacacacacacacgtatttgtatatgcatatatataaatatatgataatataataatgaatacaaagaTGTACCTCTCTTGGTGGAGTAAGAGTGCCGTCCAcgtcaaataaacacaaaatatttctaTTTGAAGGCCCCTTCGATTCATCCATTTCTTCTTTTGCAATAATATCATAAATTAAGTGTAGCCTAAGTAACGTTGTGCATAAGAATAATTTTAAAAAGACTGATCTTGCCTCGAGTTAAACGCAAAAGGCTACCGTAGGCTACCGGCTACAGTAGccaatactgtaaaataaataagctACTACAAACTAATAGTTGGATAAATATTCATTCCATAAGTGTAGCAACTGCAGACCATGTTGATCCTAGTTGATCTATAGTCTGAACACTAAGTCTGCCACGGGTTCCGATCGAATTTCAGCCTTTATTTTGCAACACTGGGGTTGTCTCAAACGAATCACCTCACCACCTTCCTCCTCCGTCCTCTGTTGTCTCCTTTTTCAAATGCGAAGTGAAAATCTAGGGAGAAGCAAGGCGAGAAGAGCGCACGTagaccaaaatgtgtttttcttaaaTGAGACTCCTACTCCCGCCTTCTCCAGTTACACGTCATCAAGAGATGACGTGAACATTAGTGGATCGCAATTAAGTTGAGTAATGTCATCAAAATCAATTATGTTAAATATGTTCAACGTTGAAGTTATttgttcaatacatttctaatgATAAAACAAAAAGATACTTGCGGAGGGGAAAAAATCCTAAGAACGTAAGAGGTTTCCTAAAGGGTGTGGATGTTTTAAAAAGTCTTCCGCGGTAGGATAAGAGTACCTACACATTGTTGAGAGGGAGGTACGTTTATAGTTGGCCTATCCTCTAAGGTAAGGATATAGTTGGCCTATCCTCTAAGATTTGGAGTGGACAACCTTTCGCCAGCTTACTAACGAATTCAATCACAGCAATAGGATAAGTATGATGTGTTGCACTTTTGATTTAAAGGACCAGATAGCAGTTGAGTCAATAACATTTCGACAACCCAGCAATTGTATTGGGAAACAGCTATTTTGTATTTCACGAGCATACAATTATCGTGAAATATACACCTTGAAGGACTGCCTTTCATGAGTTCAAAGATACAGTTTAACCAAAGGTTTGCTTACTTTGACTTTGAGTGAAAACAGCTGATATGGgttcttgcaaaaaaaaaaattaacagccCAACAATGGATGTATCAATTAAAGAATGGCAGTTTATTTTGCGGTGTAAAGCTATGACGGATAGAAGACGCGCATGGGACTCTGGGTATGCTTAATGTGAAAGATTATCTATACATTTGTCTGATCACTATCATTACACTTTGTCCGCAAGAGGGCAGGCTAAAACAACACAAGCCGTTGCCCTACTCAGGTGAAATGGCATAGTGCAAACTTGAAAAATGCTTTACATCCAGACCAATCAGAGCAATGTCACTTCAACACAAACTGCGCTGTTACTTTCAAGACCGTTCAGTTGTGCTGCAAGCTTGCTGTCCCATAACAGCGTTAAATAGTATTGTTCGGTCAACAAGGAAcatcagaatcagctttattctGCAGGTTTGTGTACATATGAGAGGAATTTGACTCTGGGGGGAATGTGCTGTGGGAAATGCTGtagataatattattattattattggttgGTATAGTGAGCCAGAAAAGCCAATGCCTATTCTGCCAGGAATTTCTCACAATTTACTTATTGGCTAACCAAGGCCATATGTGACATATTGTTCCACCAAACTTTCTGCAGAAACATCAGAGAATTTGATTATTTTCAGCCCAGCGTAGGAGGCCTTCACAGAACTGCCTGGAACTACATCCCCCATGTAATGATTTTGTTGCCAGAGAACAAATGTTGGAGGAGGTTATAGTCAATAGTGTTCTGGAGGCTTGCAGGGCACCATGTCTGCTTGCTCCTGTTACCTGTCATCCCTACCCGCTTTCACTTCCTGTCAGGTTTATTTCATCACCCAAACTCGAATATGAGATTTTTTCTTATTCTTTCAGTAGTCCCCCAACGTTAATAATACAAACCACCAATTAAAGCATCcatttaatatacagtggggagtatttgatacactgccgattttgcaggttttcccacttacaaagcatgtagaagtctgtaattttttatgcagaaagtcacattgtatgatttttaagtaattcatttgcattttattgcctgacataagtatttgatacatcagaaaagcagaactttgcaattacagagatcatacgtttcctgtagtttttgaccgggtttgcacacactgcagaagggattttggcccactcctccatacagactttctccagatccttcagatttcgggactgtcgctgggcaatacagactttcagctcccttcaaagattttctattgggttcaggtctggagacggtctaggccactccaggaccttgagatgcttcttacggagccactcgttagttgccctggctgtgtgtttcgggtcgttgtcatgctggaagaaccatccacgacccatctgcaatgctcttactgagggaaggaggttgttggccaagatcttgcgatacatggccccatccatcctcccctcaatacggtgcagtcgtcctgtcccctttgcagaaacgcatccccaaagaatgatgtttccacctccatgcttcacggttgggatggtgttcttg
This is a stretch of genomic DNA from Esox lucius isolate fEsoLuc1 chromosome 11, fEsoLuc1.pri, whole genome shotgun sequence. It encodes these proteins:
- the LOC105025780 gene encoding phosphomannomutase 1, whose product is MDESKGPSNRNILCLFDVDGTLTPPREKIDPELDSFFQCLRRKVKIGIVGGSDYSKIAEQLGEGDEVIQKFDYVFAENGTVQYKDGKLLSKQAIQNQLGEELLQDLINFCLSYMGLIKLPKKRGTFIEFRNGMLNISPIGRSCTLEERIEFSEIDKREKIREKFVAALQERFAGKGLRFTRGGLISFDVFPEGWDKRLCLDVLEGEGLEAIYFFGNETSLGGNDYEIFNDPRTIGYTVYSPEDTARHCQEIFFKSPPNES